The genomic window ATTTTCTCGGTAGTTACAAGGCTTTGCTTCGCTAAGCCTTGGCTAGGCTTTCCACCTTCGGTGGTAGCCTAGTTAGTCCTGGAGACAACGCACCGAGTGTCCGTAGTCCTTGTCGACGTTGTGGGCGTCGTACGCGAAGTCGTCGCTGATGTCCAGGCGGTAGGCGTAGAAGCTATTGTGCTCCGTAGAAGTCCAAAAGTCGGTGTAGTAGCCCAAATTGCAGAACTCCTCGCGGCGGCTGCTGTAGTAGCCAGCAGGGAGAGCGGAAAAGCCGAACTTATCAGTTCCATTTTTCCAACTGCGTGCGCGCAGATTTAGGGATCTTTCATCACCAGAGGTGCCCACTGCAGCCAGGAGACGTTCTAACTCTGCCTCACTGGGCAAGTGCCAGCCAGCAGGGCATGCATTCATTGCTGCCACCCAGGTGTACAAGCGACCGTACTTTTCGCAATTGCTTTCCTTGTTATCGTAGCAATAGCTCTCTCTGGTCTTGTAATTCAGGTTTTCAGCCATCCAGACTTGGTCGCCAATCTTCA from Fibrobacter sp. includes these protein-coding regions:
- a CDS encoding fibrobacter succinogenes major paralogous domain-containing protein — encoded protein: MAGTLKDSRDGKTYKTVKIGDQVWMAENLNYKTRESYCYDNKESNCEKYGRLYTWVAAMNACPAGWHLPSEAELERLLAAVGTSGDERSLNLRARSWKNGTDKFGFSALPAGYYSSRREEFCNLGYYTDFWTSTEHNSFYAYRLDISDDFAYDAHNVDKDYGHSVRCLQD